From Paenibacillus sp. FSL H8-0537:
CAATATCGTTACTGCGCTATCCAGCTGCTCATCAGCTATTTCGCCTTCATACGGCTCCGTAAAGCCGAATAAATCAAGCAGCGCATTGCGGGCTGCATGAATGTCCAGCTTGTGAATCAAGCCCTGGTGCTCAGCAAAACCAATTAGTCGTTCAATATTTAAAAGCGCCTTCGCCGCATTAGCGGCGGCTGTCTGGCTGTCTGTCATGCGAAAACCGCTCCTTCCTCTTGCTCCTACTCCTGTGCTTTGCCTTTGTAGCCTTGCGGGTTTGCCACATGCCAGTTCCATGCGCTGCGGATAATATCCTCAAGCTTGTTGCGTTTCGGATTCCAGCCCAGTTCACTGCGTGCACGATCGGATGCGGCTACCAGCACAGCTGGGTCGCCAGAACGGCGTGGCTCAATTACGGCCTTGATCTCGCGTTCGGTTACGGAGCGCGCAATGTCAATCACTTGCTTAACGGAGAAGCCTTGTCCGTTGCCAAGGTTGTAAATCGAGCTGTCCGCACCTGTACGCAAACGTTCTACGGCGAGCACATGCGCATCGGCTAGATCGCTGACATGGATATAATCGCGGATGCAAGTGCCATCCTCCGTCTCATAGTCTTCGCCGAACACAGAAATATGCGGACGCTGTCCAAGCGCTGCCTGCAGCACGATAGGGATAAGATGCGATTCAGGGTTGTGGTCCTCGCCGATTACTCCGCTCTCATGCGCGCCAGCTGCGTTGAAATAACGTAAAGATACGAATTTCAAGCCATGCGCGACATCGAACCATTTCATCATTTTTTCCATTGCCAGCTTCGTTTCGCCATAGGCATTAGTCGGCAGCGTACGGTCGTACTCGTCGATTGGCACGTTTTCCGGCTCGCCATAGGTAGCTGCTGTGGATGAGAACACAATCTTAAGCACGTTGTGCTCAATCATTTTTTCAAGCAGGCATAATGTGCCATAAACATTGTTGTGATAATACTTGCCTGGGTTTTGCATGCTTTCCCCTACGAGCGAATTAGCTGCAAAATGAATGACCGCATCAATGCTGTTTTCCTTAAATACCGTTTCCAGAAAATCCTTATCGCGCAAATCGCCAACGTACAGCTTTCCGCCCGTTACCGCCTCGCGATGTCCCTGCTCCAAATTGTCGACCACAACGATTTCTTCGCCGCGCTCTTTAAGTGATGCTACGGCATGCGAACCAATATATCCTGCTCCACCTGTTACTAATACTGCCATTGTGTTATCCCTCCCAAATTTGCTTGCATATAAGCGTAAACGGCTATCACTGTCCTCTGGCGGCAAAGCTGCCGTTTCGAGGGTGAAATTAAGTCGTTTCACTCGTTTCAGTTGATAAGACTGCTTAAGCCAGTTGCTGTTGACTAAAACAACTGCTCCACGCCATTGCCGATGCTGCATACGTAGAAATCCGCTACAAGTCCGGTTGCCGCCGTATATTCCTCGCCCACTTGCTGCTTGAAGCTCTCGATGCTGTCTTCATGAACGAGCGATACGGTGCAGCCGCCGAAGCCTGCGCCTGTCATCCGCGAGCCAAGCACGCCGTCTACTTTGCGAGCCGCAGCTACCATCGCGTCCAGCTCCGCACCGGTTACTTCATACAAATCGCGCAGCGAATCATGCGAGCCATTCATCAGCTGGCCGAACAATGCGAGATCGTCTTTTTTCAGAGCTTCCATCGATTGCAATACCCGGTCGATCTCTTCGACAACGTGCTGGGCGCGATTGCGGACGATATTTTCTTTGATCAGGTGCTTGTTTGCATTGAACTGCTCCAAGTTAATTTGGCCAAGCAGCGTCAGCTCAGGGAACGCCTGCTTTAAGTCCTGAACCGCCTGCTCGCATTGGCTGCGGCGCTCATTATAAGCGGAATCCACCAATCCACGGCGCTTGTTCGTGTTGCCGATAACGAGCTTGTAGCTGCCCGATTGGAACGGAACGAGATCGTATTCAAGCGTGTCGCACATAAGCAAAATCGCATGATCCTTCTTGCCATTTGCCACAGCAAATTGGTCCATAATGCCGCATTGCACACCGTTGAATTCATTTTCTGATTTTTGTGAAAGCAGCGCAATTTGCACCTTGTCGATCGGCTGTTTTTCAAGCGTCAGCAGGGCATAAGCCGTGACCACTTCAATGGAAGCCGAGGAGGATAGGCCCGCTCCGTTCGGAATTTCGCCATGGTACAGCAGATCATAGCCGGAAGTATAGCTCACGCCGCGCTGCTGCAATTCGTGGAAAATCCCTTTTGGATAGTTCATCCAGTCATCCGCTTCGTCATAAACGATATTTTCAAGGTCGAACTCCCGGCTTATTGGAAAATTCGTCGTTGCCAGCCCAAGCTTGCGGTCTCCGCGTGCACGAATGAGCAGCGTTGTGCCAAACGTTAAAGCAGCCGGAAAAACGTACCCGCCGTTATAATCGGTATGCTCGCCGATCAGATTCACCCGGCCCGGAGCATGAAATACTTGAATGGCGGAGGCGTCTCCACCATATTGTTGGATAAATTTCTGTGTAAGCTCTTGAATATTTGCCACTTGCAATCACGTCCCTTTTTATCGTCTTTTGTAATTTGATGTAAGGCGATGTCTTCCCCTTCAGTATAGCGCAAGGCTAGCGGCAATTAAAATGGCGCAAAGTGCTATTTACATGGATATATGTGACTTTCATATCGATCTTAAGACATGCTATGATTATTAAAATCCGCAAATACAGCAGTCTTTATTCCCAATTGCAGGCAGGTGTAATGAATGACCAGACCAGAGAACTATAAAGTCGCCTCAAGCCCTATGATCATCGAAAATGATCTGCTGCACGTGTTGTTCGCAGGGGAAAGCCAGACGAAGCCCGCGCATCGCCTCGGTCCGAAAGTATATGATTTTTATTTGATGCATGTCGTGCTTGAAGGCAGCGGCATCTTCATTTGTGGCGACAACCGCTACGAGCTGCGGGCAGGGCACACGTTTCTGATTGAACCGGAGCAGCTTGTCAGCTATGAATCGGACGTTCAGAATCCTTGGCGCTACCGCTGGGTTGCCTTTAGGGGCAAACTGGCTAACGGGCTGCTCGAGACAGCAGGGTTATCTGTGGCACAGCCTGTCGTTGATACCGGCAGCAGCAAGCGGCCAGCCGCGCTTTTTCATCATATCTTCCATATTTTCCGCTCGAATGAGGCGGCCGCACATTTGAAGGCAAATGGCTATTTGCAGCTGCTGCTCGCTGAATACAGCGCCGTTATGAGCGATACCGCTCGCGGCAAAGCGCTGATGGCCGATGAAGAAGGGGAGCAATTGCTCCAAAAAATGATCCATTATTTATCAACGCAATATGCCCATCCCGTTTCTATTGAGCAAATGGCGGAGGCACTTGGCTACAATCGCGCCTATTTATCGCGTTTCTTCAAACGCAAAACGGGAACATCGCCTGTCACCTTCCTGCTCAAGCTGAGAATAGACAAGGCTAGACAGATGCTTCGCGAGCGTGGTGAACTGACGATTGAGCAAATTTCCGCTTCTGTCGGGCTGCAGGATGCGCTTTATTTTTCCAAGCAATTTCGGCGTTTTTATAATCAGTCCCCCACCGCGTACCGCGAAGCGATGCGCAGTCTGAAAGAATAGGGCGCAAGCCGCATTCCTTGTAATATGGAGAGGCTGTTATGGGACATATTAGTGGTACAGCAATTGAATAGATGTGTAATGGTTTCTAATAACGCCATTTAAAATCAAATGAACAGGAGCTGTGCCACAGATGAAGGAGCTGCATACAGGCAGTCTGTATTGGCCTACGACCTTAAATTCGACGGCAGACTATCCCCGTATTACCGAGAACAAAAAAGTGAAGGTTGCCATCGTCGGCGGCGGCATGTCTGGCAGCATTTGCGGTTATATTTTGGCGAAAAGCGGCATTGAGGCGGCAATGCTCGAACGGGAAAGCGTCGCAGGCGGCAGTACGTCGGCCAATACGGGCTTGCTCCAGTTTTCCAATGACATTATGCTGTGGGAGCTCGCTGACCAAATCGGCGAATACGATGCTGCACGATTCTATCGCGGCTGTCTGGATGCTGTGAGGCAGCTTGGGGAGGTTGCGGCACAGCTCCCCGTAGATGTCGGCTTCATTCCAAGAAGCAGCCTCTATTATGCGACCTCCGAGCAGGATTTGCCGATGCTGCGGAAGGAATATGAGATGCTGCGCAAGCATGGATTTGACGTCACCTTTCTGGAGGCTGACGATATTTCCCGGCAGTTTCCTTTCCGTAAACCGGGTGCCATTATGGCGCAGGGGGATGCCGAGGTTAATCCATTCCAGTTCGTGCAGGGCGTATCCAGCGCTGCGGCGAAAGCCGGGCTGCAAATTTATGAGCATACCGACATCGTAAAGCATGAACAGACTGCAGAAGGCGGGCAGCTGTTGCGGACTTCCGACGGCTGGGAAATCGAGGCGGAGCATGTGATATTCGCTATTGGCTATGAGCCTGAGGAATTGCGCGGCCAGCTGGTTAAAGCCGACATTAACCGCTCCTTTGCCGCCGTTACTGGCGTTCAGGATGACGCGAAGCTGCGGGCCAATTGGCCGGGGCAATGCCTCATTTGGGAAACGGCGCGCCCCTATTTATACTTACGCACGACGGTGGATGGCCGGATCGTCGTCGGCGGTCTGGACGAAATGACCGAAGCGCCGATTGAAAGCGAGAAGCTAAGGCGCAAGCGAACCGATAAGCTGCTGGAGAAAATAACAGCATTGTTTCCGATGCTGGATCAGCCGCTGGAATTTGAATGGAGCGCCACGTTCGGTGAATCCCGCGATAATCTGCCCTTTATCGGCGCTGATCCAAAAATGCCAGGCGTCTACTATTGCCTCGGCTACGGCGGCAATGGCACTGTCTACAGCACGATGGCTGCTTATATACTGAGGGATATGATTAATGGGGAGGAGCATCCGCTCGCGAGCATCGTGCGCCTTGACCGTCCTTCCTT
This genomic window contains:
- the galE gene encoding UDP-glucose 4-epimerase GalE; the encoded protein is MAVLVTGGAGYIGSHAVASLKERGEEIVVVDNLEQGHREAVTGGKLYVGDLRDKDFLETVFKENSIDAVIHFAANSLVGESMQNPGKYYHNNVYGTLCLLEKMIEHNVLKIVFSSTAATYGEPENVPIDEYDRTLPTNAYGETKLAMEKMMKWFDVAHGLKFVSLRYFNAAGAHESGVIGEDHNPESHLIPIVLQAALGQRPHISVFGEDYETEDGTCIRDYIHVSDLADAHVLAVERLRTGADSSIYNLGNGQGFSVKQVIDIARSVTEREIKAVIEPRRSGDPAVLVAASDRARSELGWNPKRNKLEDIIRSAWNWHVANPQGYKGKAQE
- a CDS encoding FAD-dependent oxidoreductase; translated protein: MKELHTGSLYWPTTLNSTADYPRITENKKVKVAIVGGGMSGSICGYILAKSGIEAAMLERESVAGGSTSANTGLLQFSNDIMLWELADQIGEYDAARFYRGCLDAVRQLGEVAAQLPVDVGFIPRSSLYYATSEQDLPMLRKEYEMLRKHGFDVTFLEADDISRQFPFRKPGAIMAQGDAEVNPFQFVQGVSSAAAKAGLQIYEHTDIVKHEQTAEGGQLLRTSDGWEIEAEHVIFAIGYEPEELRGQLVKADINRSFAAVTGVQDDAKLRANWPGQCLIWETARPYLYLRTTVDGRIVVGGLDEMTEAPIESEKLRRKRTDKLLEKITALFPMLDQPLEFEWSATFGESRDNLPFIGADPKMPGVYYCLGYGGNGTVYSTMAAYILRDMINGEEHPLASIVRLDRPSLLKV
- a CDS encoding galactokinase → MANIQELTQKFIQQYGGDASAIQVFHAPGRVNLIGEHTDYNGGYVFPAALTFGTTLLIRARGDRKLGLATTNFPISREFDLENIVYDEADDWMNYPKGIFHELQQRGVSYTSGYDLLYHGEIPNGAGLSSSASIEVVTAYALLTLEKQPIDKVQIALLSQKSENEFNGVQCGIMDQFAVANGKKDHAILLMCDTLEYDLVPFQSGSYKLVIGNTNKRRGLVDSAYNERRSQCEQAVQDLKQAFPELTLLGQINLEQFNANKHLIKENIVRNRAQHVVEEIDRVLQSMEALKKDDLALFGQLMNGSHDSLRDLYEVTGAELDAMVAAARKVDGVLGSRMTGAGFGGCTVSLVHEDSIESFKQQVGEEYTAATGLVADFYVCSIGNGVEQLF
- a CDS encoding AraC family transcriptional regulator, which produces MTRPENYKVASSPMIIENDLLHVLFAGESQTKPAHRLGPKVYDFYLMHVVLEGSGIFICGDNRYELRAGHTFLIEPEQLVSYESDVQNPWRYRWVAFRGKLANGLLETAGLSVAQPVVDTGSSKRPAALFHHIFHIFRSNEAAAHLKANGYLQLLLAEYSAVMSDTARGKALMADEEGEQLLQKMIHYLSTQYAHPVSIEQMAEALGYNRAYLSRFFKRKTGTSPVTFLLKLRIDKARQMLRERGELTIEQISASVGLQDALYFSKQFRRFYNQSPTAYREAMRSLKE